One window from the genome of Candidatus Synechococcus calcipolaris G9 encodes:
- a CDS encoding aspartate aminotransferase: protein MDWIQPAERLRSLPPYVFARLDELKTRARQQGLDLIDLGMGNPDGFAPRPVIDAAIAAFEVASYHGYPPFEGTAHFRQAITQWYHRRYGVSLDPDGEALPLLGSKEGLTHLALAYINPGDVVLVPSPAYPAHFRGPAIAGAQIYHLHLKAEQDWLIDLNAIPVEVARKAKILYFNYPSNPTAATAPRQFFEDIVAFAHEYHILLVHDLCYAELAFDGYQPTSLLEIPGAKEIGVEFHTLSKTYNMAGWRVGFVVGNRHIIQGLRTLKTNLDYGLFAVLQTAAETALNLPDSYLESVCDRYRSRRDFLIEGFAQLGWQVPKTKATMYLWVPCPPGIGSTDFALKLLQETGVVVTPGNAFGEGGEGFVRVSLIADCDRLGEALDRMKKAHIHF from the coding sequence ATGGACTGGATTCAACCTGCGGAGCGACTGCGTTCCTTACCCCCCTACGTATTTGCCCGCTTAGATGAACTGAAAACCCGGGCGCGGCAGCAGGGCTTGGATTTAATTGATCTCGGCATGGGAAATCCCGATGGCTTTGCCCCCCGACCGGTGATTGATGCGGCGATCGCGGCCTTTGAGGTGGCCAGCTACCATGGCTATCCGCCCTTTGAGGGCACGGCCCATTTTCGCCAGGCCATTACCCAGTGGTATCACCGCCGCTATGGCGTGAGTTTAGACCCCGATGGGGAAGCCCTACCTCTTCTGGGATCCAAGGAGGGTCTCACCCATTTGGCCCTGGCCTATATTAATCCGGGGGATGTGGTTCTCGTGCCCAGTCCGGCCTATCCGGCCCATTTTCGCGGCCCGGCGATCGCTGGGGCCCAGATCTATCACCTGCACCTAAAGGCTGAACAGGACTGGTTGATTGACCTGAATGCGATTCCGGTGGAGGTGGCCCGCAAGGCAAAAATTTTGTATTTTAACTACCCCAGTAATCCAACCGCTGCCACCGCTCCCCGCCAGTTTTTTGAAGATATCGTTGCCTTTGCCCACGAATATCACATTCTTTTGGTGCATGATCTCTGCTACGCCGAACTGGCCTTTGATGGCTATCAACCCACGAGCTTGTTGGAGATTCCTGGAGCTAAAGAGATTGGCGTCGAATTTCACACCCTCTCAAAAACCTATAATATGGCCGGTTGGCGGGTGGGCTTTGTCGTGGGTAATCGCCATATTATTCAGGGGTTGCGTACCCTCAAGACCAATTTAGATTATGGCCTATTTGCGGTTCTGCAAACGGCGGCGGAAACGGCCCTCAATTTGCCCGATAGCTATCTAGAAAGCGTCTGCGATCGCTACCGTAGCCGTCGCGACTTTTTAATTGAAGGATTTGCCCAATTGGGTTGGCAGGTTCCCAAAACTAAAGCCACTATGTATTTGTGGGTACCCTGTCCCCCCGGTATTGGCTCTACGGATTTTGCCCTGAAGCTCTTACAGGAAACCGGTGTGGTTGTTACCCCAGGTAATGCCTTTGGGGAGGGGGGCGAAGGTTTTGTGCGGGTGAGTTTAATTGCCGATTGCGATCGCCTCGGAGAAGCCCTGGATCGCATGAAAAAGGCCCATATTCACTTTTAA
- a CDS encoding iron-containing alcohol dehydrogenase family protein, with protein MSASNHSSTPTSLSPLTIAPNQVLRGWGVLPESGGSIAALGTRPLVVTSSRLRKQLASTWGAIAGEHGLNLDFADFSGECSEVSLASLKSQAKQHRADVILGVGGGKSLDTAKLLGEQTHCPVVTIPSSGATCAAWTALSNIYSPDGAFAYDVPLAHCPALLILDYQLVQTAPRRTLVAGIGDALAKWYEASISSGHSTQTLVIGAVQQARVLRDILLQKSLPALNSSDGDWQEVVDGTVLMAGLIGGLGGAQCRTVAAHAIHNGLTHLPESKQTLHGEKVAYGILVQLRLEELIQGSQLARSGRQQLCQFYQQVGLPMSLTDLGLAGVSLEGLQNVAEIACAKESDIHRLPFAVSPDQVLAAMVSTQENTLFSGAIAADGGNT; from the coding sequence GTGTCTGCTTCTAATCATTCTTCCACCCCTACTTCTTTATCGCCCCTGACGATTGCTCCTAATCAGGTCTTGCGGGGTTGGGGTGTTTTGCCCGAATCCGGTGGTTCCATTGCCGCCCTGGGAACACGTCCCCTTGTCGTTACTTCGTCCCGTTTACGAAAACAATTGGCTTCCACTTGGGGGGCGATCGCCGGGGAGCATGGGCTTAATCTTGACTTTGCTGATTTTAGTGGCGAATGTTCTGAAGTGAGTTTAGCCTCCTTGAAGTCTCAAGCGAAGCAGCATCGGGCTGATGTCATCCTTGGGGTAGGAGGGGGTAAGTCCCTGGATACCGCAAAACTGCTGGGGGAACAAACCCATTGCCCGGTGGTGACTATTCCCTCTTCAGGGGCCACCTGTGCTGCCTGGACTGCCCTTTCCAATATCTACAGTCCTGATGGTGCCTTTGCCTACGATGTGCCATTGGCCCATTGCCCCGCGCTCTTGATTTTGGACTATCAACTGGTGCAAACTGCGCCCAGGCGTACCCTGGTGGCAGGAATTGGGGATGCCCTGGCCAAATGGTATGAAGCGTCAATTAGTAGCGGACATAGTACCCAAACCTTGGTGATTGGGGCGGTTCAACAGGCGCGAGTGCTGCGAGATATTCTTCTGCAAAAGTCTCTTCCTGCCCTGAACTCTTCGGATGGGGATTGGCAAGAGGTGGTGGATGGGACGGTGCTAATGGCCGGTCTCATTGGCGGACTGGGCGGGGCCCAATGTCGCACGGTGGCGGCCCATGCAATTCATAATGGCTTAACCCACCTGCCAGAGAGTAAACAGACCCTCCATGGCGAGAAGGTTGCCTACGGAATTTTGGTGCAATTGCGTCTAGAGGAACTGATCCAAGGGAGTCAACTGGCCCGTTCGGGGCGACAGCAACTCTGTCAGTTTTATCAACAGGTGGGGTTGCCCATGAGCCTAACGGATTTGGGGTTGGCGGGGGTTAGTTTAGAAGGACTTCAAAATGTGGCAGAAATCGCCTGTGCTAAAGAGTCTGATATTCATCGCTTGCCCTTTGCCGTTAGTCCCGATCAGGTGTTAGCGGCGATGGTATCCACCCAGGAAAATACCCTATTCTCAGGGGCGATCGCCGCCGATGGGGGAAATACCTAA
- a CDS encoding Crp/Fnr family transcriptional regulator, with protein sequence METEDFSKLFPLFDASSADALSSMLSVAWQNEYPAGRAILIEDAWGNALYFILDGWVKVRRLLANNEDTTLAILGPGDFFGEMAILDQSPRSTDVVALTQAHVLSVPAQKFTQVLMKEPQLHYRMLQLMAQRLRQTNTRLETQHQPAAVKLAHVLVNLGQRYGKRQEGSSAAATILNIPIGDLADLSSINTDDATKLMAKLSEKGWVKVDAAHHALLLNMPQLEQLAHQTGAST encoded by the coding sequence ATGGAAACCGAAGACTTTAGTAAGTTGTTTCCCCTTTTTGATGCCAGTTCGGCCGATGCCCTATCCTCAATGCTGTCAGTGGCCTGGCAAAATGAATACCCTGCTGGCCGCGCCATCTTAATTGAAGATGCCTGGGGAAATGCCCTGTACTTTATCCTGGATGGATGGGTCAAGGTTCGCCGTCTGCTAGCCAATAACGAAGATACAACCCTCGCCATTCTTGGCCCTGGGGATTTCTTTGGCGAAATGGCCATTCTCGATCAATCCCCCAGATCCACAGATGTGGTTGCCCTCACCCAGGCCCACGTCCTATCCGTACCGGCCCAAAAATTTACCCAAGTCTTGATGAAGGAGCCTCAACTCCACTATCGAATGCTACAACTGATGGCCCAGCGTCTCCGTCAAACCAATACCCGTTTAGAGACCCAGCACCAGCCCGCCGCCGTTAAGCTAGCCCATGTCCTTGTGAATTTGGGCCAACGCTACGGGAAACGCCAGGAAGGTTCTTCTGCGGCTGCCACCATACTGAATATTCCCATTGGGGATCTGGCGGACTTATCCAGCATTAACACCGATGATGCCACAAAATTGATGGCAAAATTATCAGAAAAAGGCTGGGTTAAAGTTGATGCTGCCCACCATGCCCTTCTCCTCAATATGCCTCAACTGGAACAATTAGCCCACCAAACTGGAGCATCAACCTAG
- a CDS encoding RNA recognition motif domain-containing protein: protein MSIRLYVGNLPRELNRDELETLLHTEVGDVGSAKLITDRKTGKCRGFGFVTVETEEQADQVIEKLNGHVFKENTLKIEKANDKPKTDGKDERDDKETAAASPARSSRRNTKGKNTNRRTAGNSPSDSAPISSEAAQPDPRWADALAQLKERLMAQAGNP, encoded by the coding sequence ATGTCTATTCGTCTGTATGTTGGTAACTTGCCCCGGGAACTCAATCGTGATGAACTAGAGACCCTACTCCACACCGAAGTCGGTGACGTGGGTTCAGCCAAACTCATCACCGATCGCAAAACCGGCAAATGTCGTGGCTTTGGCTTTGTGACGGTGGAAACCGAAGAGCAGGCCGATCAAGTGATTGAAAAACTCAATGGTCACGTCTTTAAGGAGAATACCCTTAAGATTGAAAAGGCGAATGACAAGCCCAAGACCGATGGCAAAGATGAGCGGGACGACAAAGAAACCGCCGCTGCCAGCCCAGCTCGGAGTAGTCGCCGTAATACCAAGGGCAAAAACACCAATCGGCGTACTGCCGGCAATAGCCCTAGTGATTCAGCCCCCATCTCCAGTGAAGCGGCTCAACCGGATCCCCGTTGGGCTGATGCCCTCGCCCAATTAAAAGAACGTTTGATGGCCCAGGCTGGAAATCCTTAA
- a CDS encoding ribose-phosphate pyrophosphokinase, whose translation MIHTVTLPSVNPSYLSDHSRLKLFSGSANIPLAQEIARYLGIDLGPMVRKQFADGELYVQIQESIRGCDVYLIQPTCHPVNDHLMELLIMIDACRRASARQVTAVIPYYGYARADRKTAGRESITAKLVANLITQAGASRVLAMDLHSAQIQGYFDIPVDHVYGSPVILDYLRSKRLSDLVVVSPDVGGVARARAFANKLDDAPLAIIDKRRQGHNVAEVMNVVGDVRGKIAVLVDDMIDTAGTIVEGAALLRREGAKQVYACATHAVFSPPARERLSSGVFEEVIVTNTIPVAPENLFPQLTVLSVASILGETIWRVHEDSSVSSMFR comes from the coding sequence GTGATTCATACTGTTACATTGCCCTCTGTTAATCCCTCCTATCTGTCCGATCATAGTCGTCTCAAACTTTTCTCAGGATCAGCAAATATCCCCCTTGCCCAAGAAATCGCCCGCTATCTTGGAATTGATCTCGGCCCCATGGTGCGAAAACAATTTGCCGATGGTGAGCTTTATGTGCAAATCCAAGAGTCTATCCGGGGCTGTGATGTCTACTTAATTCAGCCCACCTGCCATCCGGTGAATGATCACCTCATGGAACTATTGATCATGATCGATGCCTGTCGCCGGGCCTCGGCTCGACAGGTGACCGCAGTGATTCCCTACTATGGCTATGCCCGGGCCGATCGCAAAACCGCCGGTCGAGAGTCCATTACCGCCAAGCTGGTGGCCAATCTCATTACCCAGGCCGGTGCCAGTCGGGTTTTAGCCATGGATCTACACTCTGCCCAGATTCAGGGGTACTTTGATATTCCCGTAGATCATGTCTACGGTTCGCCGGTGATTTTAGATTATCTCCGCAGTAAGCGGCTTTCTGATCTGGTCGTCGTCTCCCCCGATGTGGGGGGTGTGGCCCGGGCCCGGGCCTTTGCCAATAAGCTGGATGATGCTCCCCTAGCCATTATTGATAAACGCCGTCAGGGGCATAATGTGGCAGAGGTGATGAATGTGGTTGGGGATGTGCGGGGAAAAATAGCGGTTCTTGTGGACGACATGATTGATACCGCTGGGACTATTGTGGAAGGGGCGGCCCTACTGCGTCGGGAAGGGGCCAAACAGGTCTATGCCTGCGCCACCCATGCGGTGTTTTCGCCCCCAGCGCGGGAGCGGCTTTCCAGTGGTGTCTTTGAAGAGGTCATTGTCACCAATACTATTCCCGTTGCCCCTGAAAATCTGTTTCCCCAGTTAACGGTTCTGTCCGTGGCCAGTATTTTAGGGGAAACTATTTGGCGGGTGCATGAGGATAGTTCGGTGAGTAGCATGTTTCGCTAG
- a CDS encoding VOC family protein yields the protein MHHISIRTADIHRAIAFYECLGFRMETRFTTGYTLACWLVGWDSRIELLAIPEPKPAVDGFHDQHYVGYYHLSFDLTVHLGDRLTLADWLDTFKTQLGEQGLPWQLLLKPTQQVIGDRLYQVAFVADSDGLPLEFLWELGHVS from the coding sequence TTGCATCATATTTCGATTCGTACCGCTGATATTCATCGGGCGATCGCCTTCTATGAATGTCTAGGGTTTAGGATGGAAACTCGCTTTACGACGGGCTATACCCTGGCCTGTTGGTTGGTGGGTTGGGATAGTCGCATTGAACTGTTGGCGATCCCCGAACCTAAACCGGCGGTGGATGGGTTCCATGATCAGCACTATGTGGGCTACTACCACCTCTCCTTTGACCTGACGGTTCACCTCGGCGATCGGCTAACCTTGGCAGACTGGCTGGATACCTTCAAAACCCAGTTGGGGGAACAGGGCCTACCTTGGCAGTTGCTCCTGAAGCCAACCCAGCAAGTTATTGGCGATCGCCTCTATCAGGTCGCCTTTGTGGCGGATAGTGATGGGTTGCCCCTAGAATTTCTCTGGGAATTGGGTCATGTCTCCTGA
- a CDS encoding DEAD/DEAH box helicase, with product MLFSDFGLSEPIVRAVVDCGYTEPTPIQIQGIPEVLAGKDLLAIAQTGTGKTAAFVLPMLHKLSEREELPPPTAKATNKPTKVHRGAIRALILAPTRELALQVEASVQRYSTHLRLKSMTIFGGMAMSPQIRQLRGRVDILVATPGRLLDHLQQGNLSLSQVEMLVLDEADRMLDMGFIRDIRRIISYLPQERQNLLFSATLIHEVKGFASSLLQEPTLIDIRSSQVTADTVAQMVYLVDRERKHHLLTHLIQQAQNDQMLVFTRTKHGADRLVKQLTQEQISAIAIHGNKTQAMRMRALSKFKQASVQVLVATDIAARGIDINQLPHVVNYDLPDCSEDYIHRIGRTGRAGANGKASSLVCGDEYSQLRSIQKLIKQSLPQEVIPGFEPSQQPPAPGKPTNKGRPRRQRRPAASAPSHGNLSPTRTILKDRKQRTRAVT from the coding sequence ATGCTTTTTTCTGATTTTGGTTTATCTGAGCCGATCGTTCGCGCTGTTGTGGACTGTGGCTATACAGAGCCAACCCCCATTCAAATCCAAGGTATCCCTGAGGTACTGGCCGGCAAGGATCTGTTGGCGATCGCCCAAACAGGGACTGGTAAAACAGCAGCCTTTGTTTTGCCCATGCTTCACAAGTTGTCGGAACGGGAGGAATTACCGCCGCCAACGGCTAAAGCCACCAATAAGCCTACAAAGGTTCATCGTGGAGCGATTCGAGCCTTGATTTTAGCCCCAACCCGGGAACTGGCTCTGCAAGTGGAAGCCAGTGTGCAGCGGTATAGTACCCACCTACGGCTCAAGTCCATGACTATTTTTGGCGGCATGGCCATGAGTCCCCAAATTCGTCAGTTGCGGGGTCGGGTGGATATTTTAGTTGCTACCCCTGGACGGCTCCTGGATCATCTCCAGCAGGGCAATCTCAGCCTCTCCCAGGTGGAAATGCTGGTTCTGGATGAAGCCGATCGCATGTTAGACATGGGATTTATCCGCGATATTCGTCGGATTATTTCCTACCTACCCCAAGAACGGCAAAACCTACTCTTTTCTGCCACCCTCATCCATGAGGTGAAGGGGTTTGCCTCCAGCTTGCTCCAGGAGCCAACTCTCATTGATATTCGTTCCAGCCAAGTGACCGCCGATACGGTGGCGCAAATGGTCTATCTTGTCGATCGCGAGCGCAAGCACCATCTCCTCACCCACCTGATTCAACAGGCCCAAAATGATCAGATGTTGGTCTTTACCCGCACTAAACACGGTGCAGACCGCCTCGTCAAACAACTGACCCAGGAGCAAATTTCGGCGATCGCCATCCATGGGAATAAAACCCAAGCGATGCGAATGCGGGCCCTGTCTAAGTTTAAGCAGGCCAGTGTTCAGGTCTTAGTGGCCACGGATATTGCCGCCCGGGGCATTGACATTAACCAGTTACCCCACGTCGTCAACTATGATTTACCGGATTGCTCGGAAGATTATATTCACCGCATTGGCCGTACCGGTCGGGCCGGAGCCAACGGCAAAGCCTCTTCCCTGGTCTGTGGCGACGAGTACAGTCAACTGCGCTCCATTCAAAAACTGATTAAGCAATCCTTACCCCAGGAAGTGATCCCAGGTTTTGAACCCAGCCAGCAGCCCCCCGCCCCTGGTAAGCCCACCAATAAAGGTCGGCCCCGTCGTCAACGTCGCCCCGCTGCGTCAGCACCATCCCATGGGAATCTGTCCCCCACCCGGACAATCCTAAAGGACAGGAAGCAACGGACGCGGGCCGTCACCTAA
- the purH gene encoding bifunctional phosphoribosylaminoimidazolecarboxamide formyltransferase/IMP cyclohydrolase, with protein sequence MARYALLSVSDKTGLIELAQSLVDRFGFELISSGGTSTVLEAAGIPTIKVADYTGFPEILAGRVKTLHPRIHGGILARRDRPEDQRDLGEHNVYPIDLVVVNLYPFQATIAQPNVSLAEAIEQIDIGGPTLIRAAAKNFAHVTVLSSPTQYADYLAELRQRETPSAEFRHECAQAAFWHTAAYDQAIAAYLSQSPTTTPTPEALPAVFNLTGRRQQLLRYGENPHQQAAWYYTGSMATGWAAANLVQGKELSFNNLLDLEAARSIIREFCGDRVQPTAVVVKHTNPCGVAEGKTIADAYQRALAADSVSAFGGIVALNQAIDPETATVLSKTFLECVVAPDCHPDALKILKAKPKLRLLLLPDLTQGPDVAIRAIAGGFLVQDIHHVPSVAEDWEVVTETKPTPDQLEELIFAWKVVKHVKSNAIVVSRDRATLGIGAGQMNRVGSVQIALSDAEDKAKGAVLASDGFFPFADSVQTAAIAGISCIIQPGGSLRDNDSIQAANEAGIVMICTNRRYFRH encoded by the coding sequence ATGGCACGATATGCCCTATTGAGTGTTTCCGATAAAACAGGGCTGATTGAATTAGCTCAATCTCTGGTGGATCGGTTTGGTTTTGAACTGATCAGTAGTGGGGGTACGTCAACGGTTCTAGAAGCAGCGGGCATACCCACGATCAAGGTCGCTGACTACACAGGCTTTCCAGAGATATTGGCTGGTCGGGTGAAGACGCTGCATCCGCGCATTCATGGTGGGATTTTAGCCCGACGCGATCGCCCGGAGGATCAACGGGATTTAGGGGAGCATAATGTCTACCCCATTGATCTGGTGGTGGTGAATCTCTATCCCTTTCAGGCTACCATTGCCCAGCCTAATGTTTCCCTGGCGGAGGCGATCGAGCAGATTGATATTGGTGGCCCCACCTTAATTCGAGCGGCGGCGAAAAATTTTGCCCATGTGACGGTGCTCTCTTCCCCTACCCAGTATGCGGATTACCTGGCTGAATTACGGCAACGGGAAACCCCCAGTGCTGAATTTCGTCACGAATGTGCCCAAGCGGCCTTTTGGCATACCGCAGCCTACGATCAGGCCATTGCCGCCTACCTGAGTCAATCCCCAACAACAACACCAACTCCAGAGGCTCTCCCCGCTGTGTTTAACCTGACGGGCCGTCGCCAACAACTCCTACGCTACGGCGAAAATCCTCACCAACAGGCGGCCTGGTACTATACTGGCTCCATGGCTACGGGGTGGGCTGCCGCTAACTTGGTTCAGGGCAAGGAACTCAGTTTTAATAACCTCCTGGATTTAGAAGCAGCCCGATCTATCATCCGAGAGTTTTGTGGCGATCGCGTCCAACCCACTGCGGTGGTCGTTAAACATACCAATCCCTGTGGTGTTGCCGAAGGGAAAACCATTGCCGATGCCTATCAACGCGCCTTGGCTGCGGATTCTGTATCGGCCTTTGGCGGCATTGTCGCCCTAAACCAAGCCATTGATCCTGAGACGGCCACCGTCCTGAGCAAAACGTTTCTGGAATGTGTGGTTGCCCCGGACTGTCATCCCGATGCCCTAAAAATACTCAAGGCCAAGCCCAAACTACGACTGCTGCTCTTGCCGGATTTAACCCAGGGGCCCGATGTGGCCATCCGGGCGATCGCCGGTGGATTTTTAGTTCAGGATATTCACCACGTTCCTTCCGTGGCAGAGGATTGGGAAGTGGTGACGGAAACTAAACCCACCCCTGACCAATTAGAGGAACTCATCTTTGCCTGGAAAGTGGTTAAGCATGTTAAATCCAATGCCATTGTCGTCAGTCGAGATCGGGCCACCCTCGGGATTGGGGCGGGGCAGATGAATCGGGTGGGATCGGTACAAATTGCCCTTTCCGATGCTGAAGATAAGGCCAAGGGAGCGGTGCTGGCCAGTGATGGTTTTTTCCCCTTTGCCGACTCGGTGCAAACGGCGGCGATCGCCGGAATTAGTTGTATTATTCAGCCAGGGGGTAGTTTACGGGATAATGACTCCATTCAGGCGGCCAATGAAGCAGGCATTGTCATGATTTGTACCAACCGACGTTATTTCCGTCACTAG
- a CDS encoding class I SAM-dependent methyltransferase, with translation MADYDSIAQSFQQTCAFPFRWHSEAYTYLNLIGPVQGLSILDLACGDGIYSRHFKSQGAARVVGVDISAAMIDLARSQQPDLEIEYYVADVAHLEKIANFDLVVASYLLNHAADACTLGQMARAIAENLKPGGKFISVNNHLEQDPASYDRCLTYNYRKQADLPLEDGRPIHLTFYLPDGSNFTITDYYLSQATYEQAFAQAGFQSLEWCYPQVSAAGIEEFGQDYWQDFLRYPPIILLKCQL, from the coding sequence ATGGCAGACTACGATTCCATTGCCCAGTCCTTTCAGCAAACCTGCGCCTTTCCCTTTCGTTGGCACAGTGAAGCCTACACCTATCTCAATCTGATTGGCCCGGTTCAGGGATTATCCATTCTTGATCTAGCCTGTGGTGATGGCATCTACAGTCGTCATTTCAAATCCCAGGGGGCGGCCCGGGTCGTCGGCGTTGATATTTCAGCGGCCATGATTGATCTAGCCCGATCGCAGCAGCCCGATCTAGAAATTGAATACTATGTGGCGGATGTGGCCCATCTGGAAAAAATCGCCAACTTTGATCTTGTGGTTGCCTCGTACCTGCTGAACCATGCCGCCGATGCCTGCACCCTAGGACAAATGGCCCGGGCGATCGCCGAAAATCTAAAACCTGGGGGAAAATTTATTAGCGTCAACAATCATCTAGAGCAGGATCCCGCCAGCTACGATCGCTGCTTGACCTACAACTACCGCAAGCAAGCCGATCTACCCCTAGAGGACGGTCGCCCCATTCACCTCACCTTCTATTTGCCCGATGGCAGCAACTTCACCATTACGGATTACTACCTGAGCCAAGCCACCTATGAACAGGCCTTTGCCCAGGCTGGCTTCCAATCCCTGGAGTGGTGCTATCCCCAAGTATCTGCCGCAGGGATCGAGGAATTTGGCCAGGACTACTGGCAAGACTTCCTGCGTTACCCGCCAATTATTTTATTAAAATGTCAGTTGTAA
- a CDS encoding M15 family metallopeptidase, producing MEREIPVAERLSPPGAKAPSSRFSIGLVKLSLGLVFLVSLVGLGGWLGWRSLGISQAPGNESPESAPPENHIDADNILGHLAYAEAPLTDLQPISADSQIQLRSAAATKFREMVDAAQFDGVAIIPLSGFRSQGDQDYLFFEIKEQRAQGASERAQVSAPPGFSEHHTGYAVDIGDPSQTDTHLKVSFEETPAFEWMVAHAPRYSFELSFPRNNPQGISYEPWHWRFVGDRHSLETFYRARELASQETP from the coding sequence ATGGAGCGTGAGATTCCGGTTGCAGAACGATTAAGTCCTCCGGGGGCTAAGGCTCCGTCATCCCGTTTTTCTATAGGTTTAGTTAAGCTCTCCCTTGGCCTCGTTTTCCTGGTGAGTTTGGTGGGCCTTGGCGGTTGGCTTGGCTGGCGATCCCTAGGAATCTCTCAGGCTCCTGGCAATGAATCTCCAGAGTCTGCACCCCCAGAAAATCACATCGATGCGGACAATATTCTAGGTCATTTGGCCTATGCGGAGGCTCCTCTAACGGATCTCCAACCCATCAGTGCCGATAGTCAAATTCAATTGCGATCGGCGGCGGCGACTAAATTTAGGGAAATGGTTGATGCTGCCCAGTTTGATGGCGTTGCTATTATTCCCCTATCCGGCTTTCGCTCCCAGGGCGATCAAGATTATCTGTTCTTTGAGATCAAAGAGCAACGGGCCCAAGGGGCATCGGAACGGGCCCAGGTCAGTGCTCCTCCAGGTTTCAGTGAGCATCATACGGGCTATGCGGTGGATATTGGGGATCCCTCCCAAACGGACACCCACCTCAAGGTCAGCTTTGAGGAAACCCCTGCCTTTGAGTGGATGGTGGCCCACGCACCGCGCTATAGTTTTGAACTGTCCTTTCCCCGTAATAACCCCCAGGGCATTAGCTACGAGCCTTGGCATTGGCGGTTTGTGGGCGATCGCCACAGCTTGGAAACCTTTTATCGGGCCCGCGAGTTGGCCTCCCAGGAAACACCCTAA
- the hisD gene encoding histidinol dehydrogenase, giving the protein MLRIIPQLSELRLELRRICDRIQQNDIVHKEATVQQILQTVQRQGDRALVHYTAEFDQVDLTVETLRVKGDELDAAYQQVSKELLDAIRLAHKQIEHFHRQHLPKSWVQFNPDQVVLGKRYTPVDVAGIYVPGGRAAYPSTVLMNAIPAKVAGVSQIVMVTPPGQNRAINPAVLVAAQEAGIDEIYRVGGAQAIAALAYGTATIPAVDVITGPGNIYVTLAKKQVFGKVGIDSLAGPSEVLIIADEGANPCHIAADMLAQAEHDPLAAAILLTPSLSLAEQVAAVVLDQLAEHPRRLLTEKAIAHYGLIGVVESLEVAAQLSNEFAPEHLELEIETPWDLVDQIRHAGAIFMGYSTPEAVGDYIAGPNHTLPTSGAARYASALGVETFIKHSSLIQYSPTALRKQGNAIMALAEAEGLISHRDSVRLRLEAPPTIDYD; this is encoded by the coding sequence ATGCTGCGAATCATCCCTCAGTTATCAGAACTTCGCTTAGAATTGCGCCGCATTTGCGATCGCATCCAGCAGAATGACATTGTTCACAAGGAAGCGACGGTTCAACAAATTTTGCAAACGGTTCAGCGACAGGGCGATCGCGCCTTAGTCCATTACACGGCCGAGTTTGATCAGGTTGATCTGACTGTAGAAACCCTGCGAGTCAAGGGCGATGAACTGGATGCAGCCTATCAACAGGTCTCCAAGGAACTTCTAGATGCCATCCGTCTAGCCCACAAACAAATTGAGCATTTCCATCGCCAACATCTGCCCAAAAGTTGGGTGCAGTTCAACCCGGATCAGGTGGTTCTAGGTAAACGCTATACCCCTGTGGATGTGGCGGGGATCTATGTTCCTGGCGGGCGAGCGGCCTATCCCAGCACGGTGTTAATGAATGCCATTCCCGCAAAGGTGGCCGGTGTATCCCAAATTGTCATGGTGACTCCTCCAGGGCAAAATCGGGCCATTAATCCAGCGGTCTTAGTGGCAGCCCAGGAAGCGGGTATCGACGAAATTTATCGGGTGGGTGGGGCCCAGGCGATCGCTGCCTTGGCCTATGGTACCGCCACGATTCCGGCCGTAGATGTGATTACAGGGCCCGGCAATATCTACGTTACGTTGGCCAAAAAACAGGTTTTCGGCAAGGTGGGGATTGATTCCCTGGCCGGCCCCTCAGAAGTGTTAATTATTGCCGATGAAGGGGCCAACCCCTGCCATATTGCGGCAGACATGTTAGCCCAAGCCGAGCATGATCCCCTAGCAGCAGCCATTTTACTCACCCCCTCTTTATCGTTAGCGGAGCAGGTGGCAGCGGTTGTCCTCGATCAGTTGGCGGAGCATCCCCGGCGATTACTCACGGAAAAGGCGATCGCCCATTATGGTCTCATTGGCGTAGTTGAGTCCCTAGAGGTGGCGGCCCAACTCTCCAATGAGTTTGCCCCAGAACACTTGGAGCTAGAAATTGAAACCCCCTGGGATTTGGTCGATCAGATTCGCCATGCCGGTGCTATTTTCATGGGTTACTCCACCCCGGAAGCCGTTGGCGACTACATAGCCGGCCCAAACCACACCCTACCCACCTCTGGGGCAGCCCGCTATGCCTCAGCCCTAGGGGTTGAAACTTTCATTAAGCATTCCAGCCTGATTCAGTACAGCCCCACCGCCCTGCGTAAGCAAGGGAATGCCATTATGGCTCTAGCGGAAGCCGAAGGACTCATCTCTCACCGCGATTCGGTGCGCCTGCGGCTCGAAGCTCCTCCCACCATTGACTATGACTAG